A stretch of Porites lutea chromosome 5, jaPorLute2.1, whole genome shotgun sequence DNA encodes these proteins:
- the LOC140939136 gene encoding uncharacterized protein has product MDFARPIWLYSFLLILTLPNLMLCHDRCNNQAGSNSYTSQYSESCSANKNDLTTDEMFKRGHMKPFGSHRPPDFIVEELPYMISPQDFYMNYVAKHKPVVFKGAVKYWPAYTKWTDEYLNATYGNETFNMETRDDDKWNIPPSMKLHEFLSQYTQANRYLVDEVLPNMRKDVILPLCLRCEEMSSYFFVSYFWMSTGGTSSSIHIDTDENLLCVIHGHKAVLMVSPVYSTFLYSDESRVLGVSDIDPKAVDLEKYPDVMKIRYHSAMVEEGDIVYIPQMWWHQVISRPERQQAVALWWKSKPTFKEHGRQASLLQLEGLHDKGKYSFGNILAQYESWVQNVSDTVPMLECKDQQKFMSDYQFETDREENAPQTLGDGGHLEEEFGLKFDEVGGTNKRPCNFDYNNEKNPCQHPSCLEDDTDTRCIRYTLDYCMHYDDRGCVVTLPHMMNKLASAEYNEIQQMHTEFQVN; this is encoded by the exons ATGGATTTTGCAAGACCCATCTGGCTTTATTCTTTCCTTCTGATTCTTACTCTTCCCAACCTTATGCTTTGTCATGACCGGTGTAATAACCAGGCAGGTTCCAATTCCTACACCAGTCAGTATAGTGAATCCTGTAGTGCCAACAAGAATGATCTCACAACTGATGAGATGTTTAAACGGGGACACATGAAGCCATTTGGATCACACCGGCCTCCAGATTTTATTGTAGAGGAACTCCCTTACATGATATCTCCACAGGATTTTTATATGAATTATGTTGCAAAACACAAGCCAGTTGTATTTAAAG GTGCTGTGAAATACTGGCCTGCATATACCAAGTGGACTGATGAATATCTGAATGCAACGTATGGAAATGAAACATTTAACATGGAGACTAGAGATGATGACAAATGGAACATTCCTCCCAGCATGAAGCTTCATGAATTCCTAAGTCAGTACACACAAGCAAATCGCTACTTAGTCGATGAAGTTCTCCCAAATATGAGAAAAGATGTGATTCTCCCTTTATGTTTACGCTGTGAAGAAATGAGCTCATACTTTTTTGTTTCCTACTTTTGGATGAGCACTGGAGGGACTTCATCATCTATTCACATTGATACCGATGAAAACCTTTTGTGTGTTATTCATGGACACAAAGCTGTTCTTATGGTATCTCCAGTCTATTCAACTTTTCTCTACTCTGACGAATCAAGGGTGCTAGGGGTATCAGATATTGACCCAAAAGCAGTTGATCTTGAGAAATATCCAGACGTCATGAAAATTCGATATCACTCAGCAATGGTGGAAGAAGGAGATATTGTTTATATTCCCCAAATGTGGTGGCATCAGGTCATCTCAAG GCCTGAGCGACAGCAAGCTGTGGCATTGTGGTGGAAATCAAAACCTACATTTAAAGAACATGGAAGGCAAGCATCTCTCCTCCAGCTTGAAGGCCTTCATGACAAAG GAAAATATTCCTTTGGGAACATCTTAGCACAGTATGAATCATGGGTGCAGAATGTTAGTGACACTGTTCCAATGCTTGAGTGCAAAGACCAGCAAAAGTTTATGAGTGACTATCAGTTTGAAACAGACAGGGAGGAGAATGCACCACAGACATTGGGTGATGGGGGCCACTTGGAAGAG GAATTTGGTCTAAAATTTGACGAAGTGGGAGGCACAAATAAAAGGCCTTGTAATTTTGACTACAACAATGAGAAGAATCCATGCCAACATCCTTCTTGCTTAGAGGATGATACTGACACCAGATGTATTCGGTACACACTGGATTACTGTATGCATTATGATGACAGAGGCTGTGTTGTTACATTGCCTCACATGATGAACAAACTTGCTTCTGCAGAATACAACGAGATCCAACAAATGCACACTGAGTTCCAAGTGAATTAA